The genomic segment GTCACCTTCGGTGGTGTTGATGGTGACCAGCTTTGCGCCGTTCTCCCCATCCTCAATCGCGGAAACAGTGCCGCTGGCGGCTGCTGTGAAGGCGGTGTTGTTGCTTTTCTCTCCCGTGGGGTACACCTGGCCACGGCCGCGGTTGCCGCCGACGTGGATCTGATATTTGCCGAAATGAATGTTGCTGTCGGTGGCCGGATCGGGCGAGAGAACAGGAAAGACGATCTCCTGGTGTTGATCACCTGGGATCGGTCCCACCAGAAGAATGTTGGGTTGGTCGTCGCTGTACTGGCTGAAGTAGACACCCTCGGTCTCTTCGCGGATCTCGTCGGTCCAGCGGTCCTGAGGTGCCAGGGTGAATCCGTCAGGAAGCATCACGACAGCACCCACCTGGAGGGGTACGTCGCTGCCGTCTGCCCCGATTTCCTGGAGTCCGTCTTCGTAGGGAATCTTGACGCTCGCTTTGAAGACACTGTCCGGAAGCACCGCTTGGGGGACTTCCGCCTGCGTGAGCTTCTGAGCGAGGTGACAGTTCGCACAGACGATCTTGCCTGTGGCCTCACGGGGACTTTCGTAGTTCTGCTGGGCCCAGAAGGGATAGGCCCAGCTGGCCGCAGGCGCAATCAGGACAGCAAGGCCGAGAACCAGAGATCCGAGCAGGAGGGAGAGGTGACGACGCATGGAACGGGGGATGAGGGAATCAGACGTGGAAGAAAAGATCAGGCCCACCAGGGTTTGTCGCCGGTGCGGAAGTCGGTGTCCGTCCACTGGCTGACGAACACGTTGTCGTTCTCGACGCTGACATTCGCCAGTGCTAGCGAAAGAGGTGCCGGTCCCCGGACCACCTTCCCGGTGGCGTCGTACTGGCTGCCGTGACAGGGACACATGAATTTGTTGGCTCCACTGTTCCAGGGCACGACACAGCCGAGGTGTGTGCAGATGGCGTTGATTCCGTAACTGCCGATGGCGTCATCACCTTCGACGATCAGGTACGTCGGGTCGCCTTTAAGACCCTGCACCAGGCTGCGGTCGCCGTCGGCATGGGTGGAGAGCCATCCACTGGCCGTGACGGGATTGCCGAGTTCATCTTTCGCGCTGGTGCCGCCACCCGATCCGGCAGCCCGGGGCGGGATGAAGTAGTTCACCACTGGGTAAAGGGCGCCGAGGGCGACTCCGGTCACCGAGCCGAAGGTCAGCAGGTTCATGAACTGCCGACGACCCATTCCGGGCACATCGCTCGAGGAAAGTTGGGTCATGGCGGACGGTCATCCAGCACGTATCGACGTCCATTATGGACGCTTAACTGCCTGTCACGCTTTACAACGACTGGCGTTTTGCTGGTCCTGCTCCACGAAATCTGTGCTTGAGGAATCAAACAAACCAGCAGACCAACCCCTTGCCGTCGAGGAGGTCATTGCCTGTCTAAGACGGCGCTGGAAGGCGACTTACGACCTCCAGCTGGTGGTTCGTCGCCAGCGTCTTTACCTGCAGGTGATGTGGGCATATCTGGAGCAACAGTCGTTCCCGATGGACGAAAACACGTACCGGGAGCATCTGGCCGAAGTGCTGGATGTTGTGAATCGTCTTGGTTTGGCGACGGATGTACGTCAGTGGCTCGACTCAACCAGGGACAAACCACGGCTTGGGAAGGCCTTGAGTCTGCAATTGCAGGCCCAGGGTCCTGAAGCACAAACGCTTCTCAGGGAGTTTCTGGTCTGATGCTTTCAGCCAGAGCGACAAGCCCGATCCCAACCAGAAAGAGGGCGGTGATGGCGCCAGCCAGCAGCAGCATGGTGATCGGATCCGTGGAGGGTGTCAGCACGGCCCCGGCCAGGGCTGCGCTGAGGACCACCCATCGCCAGGCGCCCAGCATGGTGCGCCAGCGCACCAGACCCAGAACCCCCAGCAGCAGTTGCAGAACGGGCAGCTGAAAAGCCAGGCCGGTCGCCACCATCAACAGCAGGACGAAGTCGAGGTAGCGCTCAATCGACCACAGCGGCTCCACCACATCGGCGCCGTAACTCACCAAAAATCCGAGAGCGGCCGGTACGAGTGCCCACCAGGCAAAGGCCAGGCCTGCGAAAAAGAGAATGGCTGATCCAGCGACGGCAGGTGCGATCAGCCGCCCCTCCCGTCGCGTCAGGCCCGGCAGCACGAAGGCGAGCGCCTGGTACAGCACGTAGGGCAAAGCCAGGGTGAGACCGGCATAACCGGCCACTTTCAGGGACACGAAGAGAAACTCACCTGGAGCCAGTTGCAGAAAATGAATGCCGTCGGCAGGCGCTTCCAACAGCCGAACCAGGGGCTTCACCGCCAGCAGGCAGATCAAGGCACTGACGACAACCGCCAGCAAGCTGCCGAGCACTCTCTGACGAAGTTCTTCCAGATGATCCACCAGAGGCATCTCGACCTCATTGGGCAGGTCTGTGTCGCCATCAGCTCCGATACGGATCGGAGGGGGAGGTTTCAGGACTGGGCCGTCGGGCTGGTCGGACACGGGCGAGAAAGCCGGGCTGGAGGGAGTTCCATCCCAGACGTCAGGCTAGGAGTCTGCGGGCTGTCAGACGCTCTTCGGCTCGGCCGGGTTCACCCCAGCGAATCGTGCCACCACGGTGTCGAACCGTTCCTGGTGCGGCACCTGGAATCCTCTGGAGCCGGTCGGTAGGCACCATCACCACGGGGACGCGGCGATTGCCGCGAGCTCGACTGAAGTGGGCCGCGAGATCGCTTGCGAACTGCAGATCGACCTCCTCCGGCAGTCCATTGGAGGACTTCAGCACCACATGGCTGCCAGGGCATTCCTGCGCATGGAACCAGAGGTCGCCACTACGAGCCTGGCGCAGGCTGATCCAGTCGTTCTGACGGTGGTTGCGGCCAACCTGAAGCAGCAATCCGCCTGGGCCGGTGAGCTCCAGGGGTTGCGGGACACCGGACTGTTTTTTTCGCGCGTCCTGCCGTCTTGACCGGGGATTGAGCAGGTCGTCCAATTCGCTGCAGAGATCCTCCAACGCAAGCAGCCGCGGGGGCAGATCTTCCCAGTGCGATGTGGCCAGATCGTCGATGAAGACTTCGCTGGCTTCGATGAGCTGGAGTCGTTGTTCGTGGTGCTGGATCCGTTCATTCAGAACGGCGACCGATCGCCGCAGCTTGCGGGCCCGTTGGTACAGCTTCTGAGCCTCCTGCACCTGGTCTCGGCTGGGAGCCTGAAGGCAGAGCAGCGCATCTGCTTTCTCTTGAAGAGCAGCGCTGTCGGCGGTCCCGGCCAAGCGTGACTGCTGCTCATCAAGGGCAGTCCGCTCTTTGCGGCTCCAACGAGTCAGCCGCTGCTCCACATCCCTGCGGCGTTGAATCAGGGACTTCTGCTCAAGCCGCTCTCGGTACCAGGCACCCAGTGCGAGCGCCAGATTCTGTTGATCGGCGATCTGATCATCAGCTTGGGTTGGCTCGGCTGATGGTCCCCAGACCCTGTAGCGGTTGTTCGGCTCAACCTGAAGCGCATAGGTGTTGTCTCTCAGGCACCGCAGCCAACTCGTCCAGCGCTGATGCAGCTGCTGCCACTGGTCCGTGGAGATCTCCTGAACCGGTTCCCGGCCAAGCGGTCCGGCCAACTGCTCCACCAGCGGTGGGCTGATCCCCTGATAACACTGCTGCAGCGCTGTTTTGAGAGAGACCGGTACCAGCGTGAGCCGGCGCCGCCAAGCATCCAGGGATTCCTCGGCATGCGGTGGAAGGCCCCGCAATGGCGGTGGCGGGACGTAGGCATCACCGGTACCGATCGGTCGGATGCGTGACTGGTGATCACGCACCTGTCGTCCGATCGTGACCACACGCCGTTGGTCATCGAGAAGCATCACGTTGCTGTGGCGCCCCATCAGCTCGAGGACAACGGAGCGCTGGATGGACTCACCAGGTCGGGCACTGAACTGAAAGTCCACCACGCGTTCGAATCCGCACTGCTGGATGCCCACCAGGGCCATCTGTCGCAGGCTGTGCTGGAGCTGCTGCGCCAGGGTGCTGCCGGACCCCTGACGAGCCGGTGGCTGGATCTGCACCAGACGGGGCGCATCGGCCTGCCAGCTCAGCTCCAGCCAGACCATGTTGTGCAAGGTTCGGAAGCCGAGTTGCAGGGTCAGTGGGTCAGGCTGCTGGGCCTTTTCAAAACGACCCGGCAACAGGGAGGGCGTCAGGTCATTCAGCACCGCCCGGAGCGTGGTGAGATCCATCATCTGAAGCGTTGCTGAGGTCATCTCTGCGTCGCTCAGATCCGCCGGGCCGTCCCCTTCCTACTCTGCTGTCCCCGACTCAGGCCTGGATGGCTGCCAACAGCGGACGGCTCACCGTGATCACCGGTCCCAGCGGCGTCGGAAAGGGGACCCTTGTGAAGCAGCTCCTGGAGCGGCATCCAACGATCTGGTTGTCGGTCTCAGCAACCACCCGTGCGCCTCGCGATGGCGAGCTGGAGGGTCAAAGCTATTTCTTTCACAGCCATGAGCAGTTCGACCAGCTGGTGAAAGCGGGGGGACTACTTGAATGGGCCGAATTCGCAGGAAACCGGTACGGCACACCCCGCCAGCCGGTGGAGGAGCATCTCAGCAATGGCCGTCCAGTGCTGCTCGAGATCGAGCTGGAAGGTGCCCGTCAGGTGCGCCGCAGTTTTTCGAATGGTTTTCAGATCTTTCTGGCACCGCCAAGTTTCGAGGAGCTCGAACGCCGCATTCGGGGACGAGGAACCGATGCGGACGAGGCCATCCAGCGAAGGTTGCAGCGGGCTCAACAGGAACTTCAGGCTCAGGAGGAATTCGATGCTGTTGTCGTGAACGACAACATCGAACGAGCGCTCGCTGAACTGGAGACGCTCATGGGGCTGGTTTGAATCCTTTCGGAACGGCCCATGAAAAAAGCCCCTTGCGGGGCTTCGAAAATTCTGAGATCTGATCAGCCCAAGGGGTGAAACAGGAGATCGGGAAAGAACCGGTTCCACTCGATCATGATTCCGGCGGTGAGGGTGAACCAGATAGCGGCGACGACGGGAGCCGTTGTGAGGAATTTCTTCATGGGTGAAAGGTGTGTGGGAGCTGAAGAATGGAAGGGTCAGCGGGGGGAAACCGTCACTTTGTCGTCGCTTTCCACGAGCTTGCCGCTGGTGAATTCCCCGAAGGCGGCGAGGGGCCAGGTGGCTGAGGCGAGAACGCTCTTCAGGGCGATCGATGTGTCGATCTGGATCTCATTCATGGCAGCGTTCTTGCCACGGGTTGCCTTGAGATATTCCCTGCCGGCCCAACCGATGCATCCGGCGACATAAAGAAACATGATGCCCGGCAGGACGAAGTCGCCGGCATGGCTCCAGCGGCCGTCAACGATCAGATGGGGCAGGCCGTCGTCACCACAGGATGCCTGGCTGTACATCTCGAAACGGGCTTTGGCCTGAGGCGTGTTGGCTGCAGCGGCTCGCTGCTGGAAGCGGGCGCTTTCAGAGCAGGGCGTCAGACCCGCCACATCCGCCTTGGCGATGGGGGCAAAGCCGAACACCAGCAGGGCCGAAAGCACAATGGCGAAAAGACGACGCATCGGATCGATTCCTGTTGAAAAATGCCCTGGAAGGGCAGGATGTCCACTGACGGACAGTAGGGGAGGGTCCTGACCACGATGGCGTTGGTGCTGGCCCTCGAAACAAGTTGTGACGAGTCCGCCGCCGCCGTTGTTGCGTCGCGGGATGGCGATTGCCAGGTTCTCTCCTCTCGGATTGCTTCTCAGGTTGAGGAGCACGCCCGCTGGGGAGGTGTGGTGCCGGAGATTGCGTCCCGTCGCCACGTGGAAGCTCTACCGGTGTTGGTGGAGACAGTGCTGGCGGAGACCGGTGTCACCGTTGGTGATCTCGATGCCGTTGCGGCCACGGTGGCCCCGGGCCTGGCGGGAGCGCTCATGGTGGCTTCTGTGACCGGCCGCAGCCTTGCGGCTTTGCACGGGCGACCGTTCATCGGCGTGCATCACCTCGAAGGTCATCTGGCTTCCGTCCAACTTGCTGATCGATCGCCCGAAGCTCCCTACCTCGTTCTTCTCGTCAGTGGTGGACACACGGAACTCATCCGGGTCGATCGTTCCGGAGGGATGCTGAGGCTCGGCCGCAGCCACGATGATGCGGCTGGTGAAGCATTTGACAAGGTTGCCCGGCTGCTGGGGCTGGGTTACCCCGGCGGTCCAGCGATCCAGACGGCGGCTGAATCGGGGGATCCCCAGCGCTTCCCGTTGCCGAAGGGTCGGGTCTCCCGCCCCGAGGGTGGCTTCTATCCCTACGACTTTTCTTTCAGCGGTCTCAAGACCGCCATGCTGAGAACGGTTGAGAAACTTCGTTCCGATCAATCCGAGTTGCCGCTCGCTGATCTGGCAGCCAGTTTTGAACAGGTGGTGGCTGAGGTGCTGGTCGAGCGTTCGCTTCGATGTGCCCGTGATCAGGGTCTGGATCAGCTGGTGATGGTGGGTGGCGTTGCGGCCAATCGTCGCCTTAGATCTCTGGTGACAGAGCAGGCCGAGGCTCTCAATCTGGGAGTGACGATTGCACCTTTGAAGTTCTGCACTGACAACGCGGCCATGATCGGCGCTGCGGCGCTCACACGATTGGCCAGAACGGTGACCGCCAGCTCCCTGGAGATCGGGGTGGCCCCCCGCTGGTCTCTCGATCAGGCCGATGACTTGTACAAAACGCCACCTCCGTTTTGAAATTCGCTGCGTATGGTGGCTCCGCTCAACGGCATGTCCATCGCTATGGCTGAGCCCTCAGGACAAACTGACACCAATCTCGTTGAACCCGTCGGTTCAGACGAACTCAATTCCTGGAAACGGGGATTCACTCCCCAGGCGGAGATCTGGAACGGCCGTCTCGCCATGATCGGATTGTCGGTCGGTCTCGCCGTAGTGCTTCTGGTCCGGGTGTTCAGCGGCAGTTGATCATCAGCTGCGACCACGCAAGGCCTGCGCCAGCTCGTTTGGCTTGAGGCTTGCGGAAACGGCGTTTTCAGCCTCCACACGACCCGCTTCGACGAGGGCTTGCAGCGACTGATTGCTGGTGACCATGCCATCGAAACTGCTGCGTTCCATGATTTCCTCCACCTCATCAAGGGCTCCACGCTGGATGTAGTCCTTGCAGGCGTCGGTGTTGATCAGAATGTCGTGGTACGCAGCGCGCTTGCCATCCGTGGTGCGGATCAGGCCCTGTGCGATCACGCCCAGAAGCGATTCAGATAACGAACGCCGCACGCTCTCCTGTTCTTCGGGCGGGAACATGCCCAGCACCCGTTCCACCGTTTTCACCGCCGAATTGGTGTGCAGGGTTCCAAAGACAAGGTGACCTGTCTGCGCGGCCTCCAGAGCCGTGGACAGGGTTTCCTGGTCTCGGATCTCTCCCACCAGAATCACGTCCGGGTCCTCGCGCAAAGCTGCCCTCAGCGCGTTGTGGAATTTCAAGGTGTGCATCCCCACCTCCCGGTGCCGGATCAGAGAGTTCTTGCTCTCATGAACGAATTCAACCGGGTCCTCAATCGTGAGGATGTGGCGCGTTTCATTGCGGTTGATCCAATCGATCATCGCCGCCAGGGTGGTGCTCTTGCCGGATCCGGTCGGACCGGTGACCAGAATCAGGCCCTTGGGTCGCGCAGCCAGCTCCCTGAGCACATCAGGGAGATTCAGCTGCTCCATCGTCAGGATCGTCTGGGGGATGAGCCGCAGGACCATGGCGGGCCCCCGCAGTGAATCCAGCAGATTGATCCGGATGCGCACAAACGGGAAGGCATGGGAACCATCGAACTCCTTCTCCCGGAAGAATTCATCAATCTGCTGAGGAGAAAGAATCTCCCTGAGCCAGTTCTGGAAAACGTCCTGGTCGGTGATGGGCCATTCGGTTCTCAGCATTTCTCCCCTTGCCCGGTAACGGGGGGTTTCTCCAACACCCAGATGCACATCGGAGTGACCTTCGTCGTGGGCGAGGCGCACGATCTGTTCGAGGCTCGGTGACGAGTCACCTGACCCTTCACCTGACCCCGCAGCCGATGTCTGCCGGACTGTCTGTGGCTGTGATCCTGGCGGTGATGGTGGGGAAGCTGTTGCTCGACCTGGGGGTGCAGCAGGTCGAGGCGGGAAGCTTGGAGGGAAGACCGGCTGGGCCAAGGCAACACTGCGTCTGATCTCTTCAGGATGCCTGAAAACGCCCGTAAGATCCGGTGATTCCAGCTTCCTCATGGCCGATCAGCCGCGCGTCACGATCGTTTTGGGAACACGACCTGAGGCGATCAAGCTGGCTCCCGTGATCCGCACTTTTCAGGCCTGCCAGGCGTTGCGGACCCGTGTCGTGCTGACAGGACAACACCGGGAGATGGTCGCTCAGGTCATGTCTCTGTTCAACCTCGAGGCCGATCGTGATCTCGGTCTCATGGCCCCCCGCCAGACCCTGACCCATGTGACCTGCGCCGCGTTGAATGGTTTAAGGGAAGACTTCCAGGCCTATCCGCCGCAGCTGGTGCTGGTGCAGGGGGATACGACAACAGCGTTTGCAGCAGGGTTGGCGGCGTTTTACGAGCAGATCCCCGTCGGTCACGTCGAAGCAGGCCTGCGCACCGACAATCTTCTCGATCCGTTCCCGGAGGAAGCCAATCGACGCCTGATTTCTCAGATCGCAACCCTGCATTTCGCTCCGACCACCAAGGCTGAGGCCAACCTCCATGCCTCCGGCGTGGTTGGTCAGGTGTCCGTGACGGGCAATACGGTGATCGATGCCCTGTTGTTGATGGCTGAGACGGCCCCGGAGATCCACTTCGACGGTCTCGACTGGCAGAACCAACGGGTGATTCTCGCCACGGTGCATCGTCGTGAGAACTGGGGTGATCGGCTCAAGGACATCGCAGAGGGCATGCTGCGGGTTCTTGACCGTTTCCCAGACACGGCGCTTTTGCTGCCGCTGCATCGGAATCCGACCGTGCGCGAACCGCTGCAGGCACTCCTTGGCGAGCATCCTCGTGTGGTGCTGACCGAACCTCTCGATTACGACCGTCTTGTGGCGGCGATGAAGGGGTGCACATTGCTTCTCACCGACTCCGGTGGCCTGCAGGAGGAGGCTCCGGCTCTCGGGAAACCGGTTCTTGTGCTCCGCCGCACCACAGAACGTCCTGAAGCTGTTGAGGCTGGGACGGCTCGACTGGTGGGCACCGACCCCACAGAGATATCCTCTGAAGCCTCGCGACTCCTCGAGGA from the Synechococcus sp. KORDI-100 genome contains:
- the petA gene encoding cytochrome f, coding for MRRHLSLLLGSLVLGLAVLIAPAASWAYPFWAQQNYESPREATGKIVCANCHLAQKLTQAEVPQAVLPDSVFKASVKIPYEDGLQEIGADGSDVPLQVGAVVMLPDGFTLAPQDRWTDEIREETEGVYFSQYSDDQPNILLVGPIPGDQHQEIVFPVLSPDPATDSNIHFGKYQIHVGGNRGRGQVYPTGEKSNNTAFTAAASGTVSAIEDGENGAKLVTINTTEGDSTTETVPVGPALLVNVGDSVEAGAPLTNDPNVGGFGQVDAEVVLQNPVRIYGLLAFFAAVALAQIMLVLKKKQVEKVQAAEGF
- the petC gene encoding cytochrome b6-f complex iron-sulfur subunit; this encodes MTQLSSSDVPGMGRRQFMNLLTFGSVTGVALGALYPVVNYFIPPRAAGSGGGTSAKDELGNPVTASGWLSTHADGDRSLVQGLKGDPTYLIVEGDDAIGSYGINAICTHLGCVVPWNSGANKFMCPCHGSQYDATGKVVRGPAPLSLALANVSVENDNVFVSQWTDTDFRTGDKPWWA
- a CDS encoding DUF3067 family protein; translated protein: MLEESNKPADQPLAVEEVIACLRRRWKATYDLQLVVRRQRLYLQVMWAYLEQQSFPMDENTYREHLAEVLDVVNRLGLATDVRQWLDSTRDKPRLGKALSLQLQAQGPEAQTLLREFLV
- the tatC gene encoding twin-arginine translocase subunit TatC, coding for MPLVDHLEELRQRVLGSLLAVVVSALICLLAVKPLVRLLEAPADGIHFLQLAPGEFLFVSLKVAGYAGLTLALPYVLYQALAFVLPGLTRREGRLIAPAVAGSAILFFAGLAFAWWALVPAALGFLVSYGADVVEPLWSIERYLDFVLLLMVATGLAFQLPVLQLLLGVLGLVRWRTMLGAWRWVVLSAALAGAVLTPSTDPITMLLLAGAITALFLVGIGLVALAESIRPETP
- a CDS encoding NFACT family protein, producing the protein MTSATLQMMDLTTLRAVLNDLTPSLLPGRFEKAQQPDPLTLQLGFRTLHNMVWLELSWQADAPRLVQIQPPARQGSGSTLAQQLQHSLRQMALVGIQQCGFERVVDFQFSARPGESIQRSVVLELMGRHSNVMLLDDQRRVVTIGRQVRDHQSRIRPIGTGDAYVPPPPLRGLPPHAEESLDAWRRRLTLVPVSLKTALQQCYQGISPPLVEQLAGPLGREPVQEISTDQWQQLHQRWTSWLRCLRDNTYALQVEPNNRYRVWGPSAEPTQADDQIADQQNLALALGAWYRERLEQKSLIQRRRDVEQRLTRWSRKERTALDEQQSRLAGTADSAALQEKADALLCLQAPSRDQVQEAQKLYQRARKLRRSVAVLNERIQHHEQRLQLIEASEVFIDDLATSHWEDLPPRLLALEDLCSELDDLLNPRSRRQDARKKQSGVPQPLELTGPGGLLLQVGRNHRQNDWISLRQARSGDLWFHAQECPGSHVVLKSSNGLPEEVDLQFASDLAAHFSRARGNRRVPVVMVPTDRLQRIPGAAPGTVRHRGGTIRWGEPGRAEERLTARRLLA
- the gmk gene encoding guanylate kinase, with translation MAANSGRLTVITGPSGVGKGTLVKQLLERHPTIWLSVSATTRAPRDGELEGQSYFFHSHEQFDQLVKAGGLLEWAEFAGNRYGTPRQPVEEHLSNGRPVLLEIELEGARQVRRSFSNGFQIFLAPPSFEELERRIRGRGTDADEAIQRRLQRAQQELQAQEEFDAVVVNDNIERALAELETLMGLV
- the psaJ gene encoding photosystem I reaction center subunit IX, which gives rise to MKKFLTTAPVVAAIWFTLTAGIMIEWNRFFPDLLFHPLG
- a CDS encoding photosystem I reaction center subunit III; translation: MRRLFAIVLSALLVFGFAPIAKADVAGLTPCSESARFQQRAAAANTPQAKARFEMYSQASCGDDGLPHLIVDGRWSHAGDFVLPGIMFLYVAGCIGWAGREYLKATRGKNAAMNEIQIDTSIALKSVLASATWPLAAFGEFTSGKLVESDDKVTVSPR
- the tsaD gene encoding tRNA (adenosine(37)-N6)-threonylcarbamoyltransferase complex transferase subunit TsaD; this encodes MALVLALETSCDESAAAVVASRDGDCQVLSSRIASQVEEHARWGGVVPEIASRRHVEALPVLVETVLAETGVTVGDLDAVAATVAPGLAGALMVASVTGRSLAALHGRPFIGVHHLEGHLASVQLADRSPEAPYLVLLVSGGHTELIRVDRSGGMLRLGRSHDDAAGEAFDKVARLLGLGYPGGPAIQTAAESGDPQRFPLPKGRVSRPEGGFYPYDFSFSGLKTAMLRTVEKLRSDQSELPLADLAASFEQVVAEVLVERSLRCARDQGLDQLVMVGGVAANRRLRSLVTEQAEALNLGVTIAPLKFCTDNAAMIGAAALTRLARTVTASSLEIGVAPRWSLDQADDLYKTPPPF
- a CDS encoding chlorophyll a/b-binding protein, yielding MAEPSGQTDTNLVEPVGSDELNSWKRGFTPQAEIWNGRLAMIGLSVGLAVVLLVRVFSGS
- a CDS encoding type IV pilus twitching motility protein PilT encodes the protein MAQPVFPPSFPPRPAAPPGRATASPPSPPGSQPQTVRQTSAAGSGEGSGDSSPSLEQIVRLAHDEGHSDVHLGVGETPRYRARGEMLRTEWPITDQDVFQNWLREILSPQQIDEFFREKEFDGSHAFPFVRIRINLLDSLRGPAMVLRLIPQTILTMEQLNLPDVLRELAARPKGLILVTGPTGSGKSTTLAAMIDWINRNETRHILTIEDPVEFVHESKNSLIRHREVGMHTLKFHNALRAALREDPDVILVGEIRDQETLSTALEAAQTGHLVFGTLHTNSAVKTVERVLGMFPPEEQESVRRSLSESLLGVIAQGLIRTTDGKRAAYHDILINTDACKDYIQRGALDEVEEIMERSSFDGMVTSNQSLQALVEAGRVEAENAVSASLKPNELAQALRGRS
- the wecB gene encoding non-hydrolyzing UDP-N-acetylglucosamine 2-epimerase, giving the protein MADQPRVTIVLGTRPEAIKLAPVIRTFQACQALRTRVVLTGQHREMVAQVMSLFNLEADRDLGLMAPRQTLTHVTCAALNGLREDFQAYPPQLVLVQGDTTTAFAAGLAAFYEQIPVGHVEAGLRTDNLLDPFPEEANRRLISQIATLHFAPTTKAEANLHASGVVGQVSVTGNTVIDALLLMAETAPEIHFDGLDWQNQRVILATVHRRENWGDRLKDIAEGMLRVLDRFPDTALLLPLHRNPTVREPLQALLGEHPRVVLTEPLDYDRLVAAMKGCTLLLTDSGGLQEEAPALGKPVLVLRRTTERPEAVEAGTARLVGTDPTEISSEASRLLEDSAAYSAMSRAVNPFGDGQASSRILDLSCKHLGV